The Silene latifolia isolate original U9 population chromosome Y, ASM4854445v1, whole genome shotgun sequence sequence ATTTCTTCTAgttggcctaggaaaccgtgtGTTTCCAGCAGCTTTCATTTGTTCCCTTATTAACCTACATGATATTCTAAGTCCTATAAGGGAACAAATGAGAGCTACTGGAAATACATGGTTTCCTAGGCCAACTAGAAGAAACGGTAGCCTAAACCGTATAAGACTTagaatattagttattattttcGAATAAGATAATGAAAATTAGCTTATCCTAGTCAAGTTAagaaaacttgttatttcctaatcctagttatTATGGGATTTCTAAATCATGGTTGTATTTTTAATTATTAGTTAAATAAGTTTTCTATTTAGATTAGGAAAGAGTTAGATAGCTTAATTAGCAAGCTAAGGTATTAGTGTTGTAGTCAGATTCTTGACAtcgagtaggactataaataaggcCGATTTGTGACCTTATTTTTCAGAATATATTTTCAGAAATACAATAAAGTTTACAGTTCGTAAACTTGTGTCAATCTTGCGAGATTAGATTAGGACTCTTCCTTGCGAGGCTGAGTTATAGCAAATCGAGCTACAAAATTTAgagtaggactataaataaggcCGCTGCAAAATTCTACAAACCCTAATTCGTTCGTTCAAAACCTACAAATTCTACATCAGTGCATGAAAACATGTAGACATTCCGTAATAATAGTGAAAAAGTAAATAATAGTCGTGAGTACACACCACGTCACGAGTTGGTAACACTAGTACGTGTTGTGGTGGCCCGATACATATGTGAATGATATGGTGAATGTTAAACGTGGTTGCATCTAGTCATAAAGAGTactcatatacatatatatatatatatatatatatggtaatCATACACAACTTGTAGTAATAATGTTAGGTTACCGGGAGAGCATCATGTAAGACTCGTAGCGAACTTCGGGgcaaagttctcttttagggggagtgaatgtaagaaCTCGGAGAAATTTATAAAGAAAGAGCGTAATAAGTAGGAAAGTAAGGAGAGTGAACAAGAAACTTAGGATAGATAGGACACATACGTGTAACAATAAGAGTGATAAGGGCAAGAAAATACAAGAGGACCGAGAAAAAATTGGAAAAGGGAgtgagtggtgaacttcggggacgaagttcattttaagggggggaagattgtaatacccgacaTAAGTGGGACCCGTACTTACACCTAGGGACGCGTGATGGAACCCACACGTACTCGGATaagaccaagtaagacctaaactagacctagtagacttccaGTGGAGCGAGTACTACCTCAAGTGGACCAAGTGagtcggcactcggtcgagtgagggtaCAATGGACCAAGTGagagccactcggtcgagttaaCCGGTCACTTGGTCGAGTGTTCTGAGCTGTAGCCGAGAGATGATATTTCGGGATTTCCATTCTATCCAACCCTATCTCATTTATTCTCCTCCCACTTACTTCTTACACTAAAACCCTCTCCTCTCTCTCTAAAATATCCCCAAATGCCTTTCCCTTaaccttcaagcttggattaatggtggaacaTGCCTCCTATGTCCCACTCTATCTTTGTAAGTAGAAATCTCACCCTTTTCTCTTTGTTTTATGAATAAATTCGAGTCAGGGTTTACTAAGAGATGTTAATTAGTATTTAGTTAGGTAAAATGAATAGTTAGTAACTAATAATGAGGGATTTTATGTTATAATTTAGTATAGAgtgaattgtgatagttattacatgatttatgtaggatgagacgattttatgagatggatacttggtggtttcgattagcttgaggattatgcttaaaggtaggttatcctactcggtttcaatgttGTTTAAGCATGTTTATGTGTCTTTCCTTGTCATATGCATTCATGAATTAGTTAGTATGTCATGTGGGTATAGGAAGGGTTGTTATTCATAACATGTAGGAAGGAATTCATGAATTGGTCATACGCTTAATGTGGTTCTTCCATTTTCTATGTATAGTTGTGTATGGATTGTGTTGGAGACCTTTGATGGTATTActtgattgttgaggagacgtaagacggttgggaaaccgtcttacgcTCGGGTTGCCCCTTGGGGCTTCCCACTCCatggggaatgtgcacattaaatacttgagtacggagggacgcgtgtggttgagacacgacgtctggcagaggatccggttggctttcagacccggtacgtctgggcgtgtcccggtacctagtgTGATGGTCGgtatgtctaggcgtgtcccggtaccggtatgaTGTTGATTTATTCGTGTCTCATTCCTATAATCAACATGTTGTATATTTCCTTATTATGTCATATCTTGCATTTATCATTGAAACTAACACttgttgtgtccgtgtaaatgtcacctatttctggggtggcctgtgtttatccatatgatattttcgatcatatggggagcagttgtttacaGATTAGCTTTGGTAGCATGCGGGAGAAGGGACAAGGCTTGATGATCTCCGAGTCGGACATgattgattagattagtttaggGGTCATGACTTGTAATATTTCATTATTCATTTATTAGTTGTAAACCACTAAACATTTTACTTATAAAATTGTTCTTGAATTGTAtctccgatttcactacctcgggaaaccgagacggtaacgccCCAGTTATCTTgaccggatagttggggtgttacagtctcccaaccgtcttacgtctcctcacaACAAGTATCACCATCAACAATTTCCAATCACCACATATATCACAAAATCCATCATAATATGCCAATATGCCTATTTCACAATGAATATGCATAACTCTTACCAATTGCGCCTCTTTCTCATATATCATGAATGACAAACATACCACATACTCATATAAACCATCAATCACAAGTTAAAATACAAATCCAATTACATTATGAAACCAACACTAATGACTCATCATCATGTTATGAAGAAAATCCAACAATACCATGAGACTAACAACAATTATCCACAACAATCATGTCATAATGCAATAACAATACAATAATGACACATGCTACCATTTAtacttattgaaaccgagtaggattaacctaccttttattATACTCCATAAGACACTCGAAaaaccaagtatccatctcataaagccgtctcatcctacataaattacATGATAACTATCACTAAACATTCTACAGCAActtataataataattaacctctTAATTACCCTACTTAATTAGTCAAAACCCTAACTAAAATCCCATAAGCCAACATACTAATTAACTAGGGTTTAATAACTAAGAATAAGGAAAAAGGAGTAGGAATATACTTACAAGTATGAACAATTAAGCAAGAACAAGAACTTGGGAACAATTACTCACAAGTATGGTGTAGATCTTAAGGATAGGGTTGAGAGGATTTGTAGGGGATTTTGAAAGGCGGGGATTTAAGGTTAGGTGAGGAAATGAGTGGAAACAAACTGAAAAAGAAAGGGTTTGAAGGCTTGTAACAaaccggattataaaacaaagcaAAAACATATGATATAAAGATATTATCAGAGTATGTGATAACAAATGGGtctaggtggcggaaacacctgactaATCCGGtttgctactaaatccaaaaccaaactaatacattattaaaggttttcaaaacataaaaacaaactcctaatttattattcatctcgccccTCGATGCATCCCAAACATCTTCCAAACAATGACGAGCATTCAACCTGAGAAtaggggtcgacaatcagtcaggagtaactagatgctctcccagtcatgtttacaacaattgaatacaaccaacaatcaataacaattgaaataaggGGATGCTAGCTGGAGGTTTTAAGAATGGCCTTTGGACAGCTTATGCCAAGGGTTATTCCATTAAGTCTGGTTACCACTGGTTGCAGGGGATGCACCCTCCTGTTAAGTGGTATAGGGATGTTTGGGGAGGATGGATTGTGCCCAAACACTCAATGGTGGGATGGTTGATTAAATTGGAAGCTCTGAACACCAGAGAGAAACTTTTCAGAATGGGGATTTGTGATACTGATCTCTGTGTTCTTTGTGAAGCTACAACTGAATCCCATGCTCATTTGTTTGCAGAATGTAAGTTCGGTACTCAAATTATGGTTGAGTTGGAGAAGTGGTTGCATATGAGATTATCTGGCAGTCATGTGAGATATTCAAAGCTGCAGCGGAGGGTTTGTTCCAGGGCTCGTCTGTCTTTTTGTTATGTTATTTGGACTGAGAGGAACAGTAACAGGATAGAGCTGCAAGTGAAGAGACCTGCACTAGTATTGAGATATTTGAAACAACTAATTCGTGGGAGGATTCAAAGCCTTATGCCGCAGAAGGTAGCCTACAATGATGCTTAGTGGTTATTGAAGCTTGATATAAACTGTTAAGTTGTTTGTAATGGAAATATTTTCATCATAGTTATAGAAATGCTTGTAATGTAACATTCTCTTTATTATTAATGGATctactcacattttaccaaaaaaaaaataaaaattgaaatgcataaacagtaaacatgtgagatcatctatactcatgaaaatcaaACTCAGACTTACTATTCATGACATTCATAACACTAGATGGATGAGACTATATGAACTTagagcatatgcaaccactagaggATGGACAactacaaaccaaagtagacacgatccacaacacataaggcacaaagctagcaacaaagcatatcGAATAGAGCGACCGCCGCTAGAACATTTAACTGATGAACTAGCAGATGGAACGTTTAACTGACAAACCATCGGTTGtgaagtatttaactgatactctacggtactatgtatagcgtatcactaTTGCCTATATGtataagacctggccagacctcccgatgcattaactgtacaccgaacgacactcgggaaccAGAACGTTTAACCGACgaatctggccacccccgaacatagaaCAATAAACCTCTGAAGAGCATCTCttgattcattccgatagtatttaactgatactaccgtcatctattcgacCAGCCAACAAATAAATGtacagtttaactgactgcacacgacatgcgtgaaccacatcacgactcaactcagaaGAACAGTTTAACTAACTATCTAACTCATGCAAATGCACAGTTAACTGACTGTATAACTCATGCGTGaataacatcacgactcaacacaGTAGAACAGTTTATCTAACGATCCTACAAagatatgaacaagagtaaccaatgACACATGCACACATTGTCATATAATAactgaacacaacacaacatgtgaagCAAGTATAAACAACCAAGGTAATAGTAACCTTAGTCATAACATGGACtatggatgcgaggttatagtaacctctactataacttcaacatatataacttgaagttatacttacctcaactataaccttgacacgaaactcaaagttatactagttccaaccataaccttgagccataaatctcagggtacgttagaTCCAGCTATAACATTAAAtcgcacttcaatgttatagtagactCAGTTATAACCttgaattcatatttccaaggttataactCAAACAACCATAACTAGAGCaacaacccaaagttgtactaacttcagctataacacttgaatcatcattaaggttatactagctttagttataactttggagagcactcttggccgcctatcatgccaccactagggtttattcgtaaaacCAAATTACACTCATATTTAGCGCATAAacaacatatgatatataattaagA is a genomic window containing:
- the LOC141629746 gene encoding uncharacterized protein LOC141629746; amino-acid sequence: MLAGGFKNGLWTAYAKGYSIKSGYHWLQGMHPPVKWYRDVWGGWIVPKHSMVGWLIKLEALNTREKLFRMGICDTDLCVLCEATTESHAHLFAECKFGTQIMVELEKWLHMRLSGSHVRYSKLQRRVCSRARLSFCYVIWTERNSNRIELQVKRPALVLRYLKQLIRGRIQSLMPQKVAYNDA